The Apium graveolens cultivar Ventura chromosome 6, ASM990537v1, whole genome shotgun sequence genome contains a region encoding:
- the LOC141665409 gene encoding uncharacterized protein LOC141665409 → MQSPCIREASTCFHGFCINLSFDRLDSQGSTTRSTATTQHDFANSTNSSLYPNTRFTNHESLPSVAELFSNFTKAYPQYLKTYQADQIRVQEYYHLSNHVCFDYIGHGLFSYGQKQSHHSATSVASTSASAPSTQFSIGSGVPFFHILNKSANLYSKIHYGGQESEFDSIMRKRITSFMNISEDEYSMVFTANQSSAFKILAESYPFWSNREILTVYDFENEAVEMMIDCSKQKGAKVMSAKFSWPKMSIHSKNLKKMIVSKNKNRKRGLFVFPLQSKMTGARYSYQWLSIAQENGWHVLLDATASGAKDMETLGLSFFRPDFLFCSFYKIFGENPSGFGCLFVKKSSASVFKSSKTKTIGIVSLLPSTRHGQYLDKSSSFDIDEEQQPSPAEPTKVNLAFSSTSTGLVSVQHNEEITEVQNLQKGNIKQEQESDSQITELNKPIDMNQFGNTDATTSGYSEIELRGLNHADSLGLILIRNRSRYLINWLINALMSLQHPHSEFGIPLVIIYGPKVRFDRGPALAFNIFDWKGEKVDPALVQKLADRNNISLGFGLLKNIWFPDRHEEGNTLLHTRTPERNKLLKNKKEKFNVSLSVVTASLGILTNFEDTYRLWAFASKFLDADFVEKERWRYTALNQRTIEV, encoded by the coding sequence ATGCAATCACCTTGCATCAGAGAAGCCTCGACCTGCTTTCATGGCTTTTGTATAAATCTGTCTTTTGATAGACTAGACTCCCAGGGTTCTACTACAAGAAGTACAGCGACTACACAGCACGACTTTGCAAATTCCACAAATTCCTCTCTTTATCCAAATACTAGGTTCACAAACCATGAGAGTCTCCCTTCAGTGGCAGAATTATTTTCCAATTTTACCAAAGCTTACCCGCAATACTTGAAAACTTATCAAGCTGATCAAATCCGAGTGCAAGAATATTATCATCTCTCAAACCATGTATGCTTTGATTACATTGGCCATGGACTCTTTTCATATGGCCAGAAACAAAGCCATCACTCTGCAACTTCAGTTGCCTCTACTTCAGCTTCTGCTCCTTCAACGCAGTTTTCTATAGGTTCTGGTGTGCCCTTCTTTCATATTTTAAACAAGTCAGCAAACTTGTACTCTAAGATACACTATGGTGGACAAGAATCAGAATTTGATTCTATTATGAGAAAGAGAATAACAAGCTTTATGAACATTTCTGAAGATGAGTATTCTATGGTGTTTACTGCCAACCAATCATCTGCTTTTAAGATTTTAGCAGAAAGTTATCCTTTCTGGTCTAATAGAGAGATTCTGACTGTCTATGATTTTGAGAATGAAGCCGTAGAGATGATGATTGATTGCTCTAAGCAGAAAGGTGCCAAAGTAATGTCAGCTAAATTCTCATGGCCCAAAATGAGTATTCACTCCAAAAACTTGAAGAAGATGATAGTAAGTAAAAACAAGAACAGAAAAAGGGGTTTATTTGTTTTCCCTCTACAATCGAAAATGACTGGAGCTCGGTATTCTTATCAATGGTTAAGCATAGCACAGGAAAATGGGTGGCATGTTTTGCTTGATGCTACTGCTTCAGGAGCAAAGGACATGGAGACTTTGGGCCTCTCCTTCTTCAGACCAGATTTTCTATTTTGCTCCTTTTACAAGATTTTTGGGGAAAACCCATCAGGTTTCGGCTGTCTGTTCGTGAAAAAGTCTAGTGCTTCAGTGTTTAAGAGTTCCAAAACCAAGACTATAGGTATTGTTAGTCTTTTGCCATCTACTAGACATGGTCAATATTTAGACAAATCATCTAGCTTTGACATAGATGAAGAACAGCAACCATCACCAGCTGAACCAACAAAAGTTAATTTGGCTTTCTCAAGTACATCCACTGGTCTAGTGTCAGTTCAGCACAATGAAGAAATCACAGAGGTGCAAAACCTACAGAAAGGCAATATAAAACAAGAGCAAGAATCAGATTCTCAAATTACAGAACTAAATAAGCCCATCGACATGAACCAATTTGGAAATACAGATGCAACCACAAGCGGATATTCAGAAATTGAATTAAGAGGCTTGAATCATGCAGATTCATTGGGCTTAATACTTATCCGTAACAGATCAAGGTACCTAATCAATTGGCTGATAAATGCATTGATGAGTCTCCAACACCCACATTCAGAATTTGGGATTCCCTTGGTCATTATATATGGACCAAAAGTAAGATTCGACCGAGGACCAGCCCTGGCATTCAACATATTCGACTGGAAAGGAGAAAAGGTTGATCCTGCACTTGTACAGAAGCTAGCTGATAGAAACAACATTTCGCTTGGTTTTGGATTATTGAAAAACATTTGGTTCCCAGATAGGCACGAGGAAGGAAATACCTTGCTGCACACAAGAACTCCAGAGCGCAACAAACTTTTAAAGAATAAGAAAGAGAAATTCAATGTAAGTTTATCTGTCGTAACAGCTTCACTCGGGATATTGACAAACTTTGAAGACACTTATAGGCTCTGGGCATTTGCGTCTAAGTTCCTCGAT
- the LOC141666582 gene encoding SPX domain-containing membrane protein At4g22990-like, producing MVAFGKKLKDRQIQEWQGYYINYKLMKKKVKQYARQIEVASLDRRHVLKDFSKMLDEQIEKIVLFLLEQQGLLASRIAALGEQQEALQEQPDISKICELREGYRDVGRDLLKLLFFIEINAIGLRKILKKFDKRFGYKFTNYYVKTRANHPYSQLQQVFKHVGLGAVVGAISRNLSDLQDRQGSYLSIYDEPTLPLQDSVIDSIKVAADRLNHSTNFLEYLGQHALIMQQEELPTPSEEQIDDDRYHFMSLLLNLANTFLYMVNTYIIVPTADDYSMSLGAASTVCGIVIGAMAVAQVFSSVYFSAWSNKSYFRPLVFSSIVLFVGNAMYALAYDFNSIAILLLGRVFCGLGSARAVNRRYISDCVPLKIRMQASAGFVSASALGMACGPALAGLLQINSKFYKLTINQNTLPGWVMSVAWLFYLLWLWISFREPALPGDENDLPQESNPASTENEELEKGLVQPLLLSSADNQQDDDDDDGDQDYDASEEAPEDSRRPANSMRSAYRLLTPSVKVQLLIYFMLKYAMEILLSESSVVTTYYFSWSTSKVAIFLACIGLTVLPVNIVVGSYVSNMFEDRQILLASEIMVCVGILLSFHVFVAYSVPQYVLSGLIMFVSAEVLEGVNLSLLSRVMSSRLARGTYNGGLLSTEAGTIARVIADGTITLAGYLGESSLLNLTLIPSLVICVSSIIATCYTYNSLY from the exons ATGGTCGCTTTTGGGAAAAAGTTGAAGGATAGACAAATTCAAGAATGGCAAGG ATACTACATCAACTACAAATTGATGAAGAAAAAAGTCAAACAATATGCCCGCCAGATTGAAGTCGCATCACTTGATCGCAGACATGTGCTTAAGGATTTCTCAAAAATGCTGGATGAACAG ATTGAAAAGATTGTACTTTTCCTATTGGAACAACAAGGGTTACTTGCAAGTCGGATCGCTGCACTCGGAGAGCAGCAGGAAGCTCTTCAAGAACAACCAGATATATCCAAGATATGTGAACTCCGAGAAGGTTACAGGGATGTGGGGAGGGATCTCTTAAAGCTTCTATTTTTTATAGAGATAAATGCTATTGGTCTGCGTAAGATCCTCAAGAAGTTTGATAAACGTTTTGGCTATAAATTCACCAATTATTATGTCAAAACTCGTGCAAATCATCCTTATTCGCAGCTTCAACAAGTGTTCAAGCACGTG GGGCTAGGTGCAGTTGTAGGAGCCATATCTCGCAATCTTTCGGATCTGCAGGATCGTCAAGGGAGCTATTTATCTATATATGATGAGCCCACTCTTCCCCTTCAG GATTCTGTGATTGACTCTATAAAAGTGGCAGCAGACCGTTTGAACCATTCAACCAATTTTCTAGAATACTTGGGTCAGCATGCACTTATTATGCAACAAGAGGAGTTACCTACTCCTTCCGAAGAACAAATTGATGATGATAGATACCATTTTATGTCTCTTCTGCTGAACCTGGCCAACACATTTCTCTACATGGTCAATACATATATTATCGTTCCAACAGCAGATGACTACTCAATGAGCTTGGGTGCTGCATCAACAGTCTGCGGTATTGTGATCGGTGCAATGGCTGTTGCACAAGTCTTTTCATCAGTTTATTTCAGTGCCTGGTCTAACAAATCGTACTTCAGACCCCTTGTGTTCAGTAGCATTGTTCTTTTTGTGGGAAATGCTATGTATGCACTTGCTTATGACTTCAACTCAATAGCAATTCTTTTACTTGGTCGGGTATTTTGCGG ATTAGGGTCTGCTAGAGCAGTAAATCGTCGCTATATTAGTGATTGTGTACCACTTAAAATCAGAATGCAGGCTTCAGCAGGATTTGTTAGTGCCAGTGCTCTTGGAATGGCATGTGGCCCTGCACTTGCGGGTTTACTACAAATTAATTCCAAATTTTACAAGCTCACCATCAATCAGAATACGCTGCCTGGTTGGGTTATGTCGGTGGCATGGTTGTTTTATTTGCTATGGTTGTGGATTTCATTTAGAGAACCTGCTCTCCCGGGCGATGAGAATGATTTGCCACAAGAATCTAATCCTG CTTCGACAGAGAATGAAGAGCTCGAAAAGGGTCTTGTTCAACCATTACTCTTGTCTTCAGCTGACAATCAGcaagatgatgatgatgatgatggaGACCAAGATTATGATGCGAGTGAAGAAGCTCCGGAGGACTCTCGTAGACCAGCCAATTCTATGAGATCAGCATATAGATTGCTTACTCCTTCAGTAAAG GTTCAATTATTAATATACTTCATGCTTAAGTATGCGATGGAGATTTTACTCTCCGAATCCAGTGTCGTCACTACATATTATTTCAGTTGGTCTACCAGCAAAGTAGCAATATTCCTTGCATGCATTGGACTAACAGTTCTTCCAGTAAACATCGTTGTTGGGAGCTATGTAAGCAATATGTTCGAAGACAG GCAAATTCTATTGGCATCCGAGATCATGGTTTGTGTGGGCATACTCCTAAGCTTCCATGTCTTTGTGGCATATTCCGTGCCACAATATGTCCTGTCAGGACTCATAATGTTCGTCTCTGCTGAAGTTTTGGAAG GTGTCAACTTGTCACTACTCTCCCGGGTCATGTCATCGAGACTTGCTCGTGGCACATACAATGGGGGGCTGCTATCAACTGAAGCAGGGACAATTGCTCGAGTGATTGCAGATGGAACAATAACCCTGGCAGGGTACTTGGGAGAGAGTAGTCTTCTCAATCTTACTCTAATTCCTTCACTTGTTATATGCGTATCATCAATTATCGCCACATGCTACACCTACAATTCACTTTATTGA